Proteins encoded together in one Salmo trutta chromosome 3, fSalTru1.1, whole genome shotgun sequence window:
- the LOC115174993 gene encoding uncharacterized protein KIAA1211-like isoform X6 — MKWRTSSLLASIGGSPSSDCSIMASGPSDVMTNQDPAVPTEECTGKKKSKFQTFKNFFAKKKRKEAATPAGDNGLKSSQSSDNVNAPEPAFLIRSEKDEGSGSKIYMGNKALSHDSVFVSDLPLSEVNEDLGAFQDSIHGKVKSLQLQLKQAIRLGSPPSPCVKKGDDAGTLSEDDGLPCSPPEYSTLHAVLAGVSHRRNSSLSLEGTDSDEDQMSCEAGSRSVSPLVPLPVDFSQPASPMGCLDNTAARHRLAVRHKACSKMRKPTTRVDGRAEGESFQEERLSVVIPESVEEDKEEDMKCEQTGAAEKEWTDGAVVSQQAERSAPDKEDEQRDKPEVSQDVSSSTPSIQNESDSEECLSGQAKALTQTAPLPGSLDSLEPPTRDYDDFLLAPTGCEAAEEGGSLLQEVLSSLKCPLTSVLGLEAVPLEEVNVKGFDPESWMDELADEPEPPSLPSEPTQQEEACLPSDGPDCPAESQEEEEGEPYEPYESEEEYVVEYFKPKEEEEDQEEINPEYLKEDQDIPSVYMKKEEKEDGEEAAGVEEKEVVEVVEEAEEVVQDEAEEKKKDVWREEENTEPISDVPVQTALLEPEEEEDVTPTSVEDDAQQVPHNDTDTERACESPECLTELPDQTVREQACVSQLPNSSTPPPDSPDQPESAIHTTQDQEESSVTTDQYSITGPSAASGPEQSPQEPCSGPTATEDHGKPSCGSEQSRPRFTISPTWQRLATKEPTSPSTSPSVTVTGAVEAGVPANTDPPSRVEPLSPVVAEVPACPSRTQSTTAPTNSSKDTPPAVPAAQEEGTPENPFGVRLRKTSVDLSVGHVPSGGSESPSWISVARQKQRIFKENSLEETTENKVPAEKGDPNRKGSIPTLTSPVNKDQAKPPGPPVKVLCSLEISKPAVVEKEGKRAPAHPAPTALVQDEPPWMALAKKKAKAWSEMPQIVQ; from the exons cAGTGACTGCAGCATCATGGCCTCTGGACCATCAGATGTGATGACCAACCAGGATCCTGCAGTCCCCACAGAAGAGTGCACAG GCAAGAAGAAGTCCAAGTTCCAGACCTTCAAGAACTTTTTTGCTAAGAAGAAGAGGAAAGAGGCTGCCACTCCTGCTGGGGACAATGGGTTGAAGTCTAGCCAGTCCAGTGACAATGTCAATGCCCCTGAACCAGCATTCCTCATCCGGTCTGAGAAAGACGAGGGCTCCGG GTCAAAAATCTACATGGGAAATAAGGCTCTGTCACATGACAGTGTCTTTGTCTCCGATTTGCCCCTGTCAGAGGTAAACGAGGATCTGGGAGCCTTTCAGGACAGCATCCATGGAAAAGTCAAGTCTCTACAG CTCCAGCTGAAACAGGCCATCAGGCTAGGCTCTCCTCCGTCTCCATGTGTGAAGAAGGGGGATGACGCAGGGACTCTGTCTGAGGATGACGGCCTTCCCTGCAGCCCACCAGAGTACTCCACCCTGCACGCCGTCCTGGCTGGGGTGTCCCACAGG AGGAACAGCTCCCTGAGTCTGGAGGGAACAGACAGCGACGAAGACCAG ATGTCCTGTGAGGCGGGCTCAAGATCGGTCAGTCCCCTGGTCCCCCTGCCTGTAGACTTCAGCCAGCCTGCCAGTCCCATGGGCTGCCTAGACAACACCGCCGCTCGCCACCGCCTGGCCGTCCGACACAAGGCCTGCTCCAAGATGAGGAAACCCACCACT AGGGTTGATGGCAGGGCTGAGGGAGAATCATTCCAAGAGGAAAGACTGAGTGTTGTCATTCCAGAATCTGTGGAGGAGGACAAGGAGGAAG ATATGAAATGTGAGCAGACTGGTGCTGCCGAGAAGGAGTGGACCGATGGGGCCGTGGTATCCCAGCAGGCCGAGCGATCAGCCCCAGATAAGGAGGATGAGCAGAGGGACAAACCGGAAGTGTCTCAGGATGTCTCTTCCTCAACCCCTTCCATACAGAATGAGTCTGACTCTGAGGAATGTCTCTCAGGCCAGGCTAAGGCTCTGACCCAGACTGCACCCCTGCCTGGCTCCCTGGACTCTCTGGAGCCCCCTACTAGAGACTACGATGACTTCCTCCTGGCCCCTACTGGGTGTGAGGCAGCTGAGGAGGGTGGCTCTCTACTCCAGGAGGTGCTGAGCTCCCTCAAGTGTCCCCTGACATCTGTCCTGGGGCTGGAGGCTGTGCCCCTGGAGGAGGTGAATGTGAAGGGTTTCGACCCTGAGAGCTGGATGGATGAGCTGGCTGATGAGCCTGAGCCTCCGTCCCTTCCTTCAGAGCCAACCCAACAGGAAGAAGCCTGTCTCCCCAGTGATGGACCTGACTGCCCAGCAGAGTcccaagaggaggaggagggtgagccTTATGAGCCTTATGAGTCTGAGGAGGAGTATGTGGTAGAATATTTCAAAccaaaggaggaagaggaggatcaaGAGGAAATCAACCCTGAATACTTAAAAGAAGATCAGGACATTCCTTCAGTTTATATGAAAAAGGAGGAAAAGGAAGATGGGGAGGAGGCAGCAGGGGTAGAGGAAAaggaggtagtggaggtagtagAGGAAGCAGAGGAGGTTGTCCAAGACGAGGCAGAGGAAAAAAAGAAAGAtgtgtggagggaggaggaaaatACAGAGCCAATCTCAGATGTGCCAGTGCAAACAGCCTTATTGGAgccagaggaagaagaggatgtaaCGCCAACCTCTGTGGAGGATGATGCACAGCAGGTTCCACACAATGACACAGACACTGAGAGGGCTTGTGAGAGCCCTGAGTGCCTCACTGAGCTGCCTGACCAAACAGTTAGGGAACAAGCCTGTGTCTCCCAGCTCCCAAATAGCAGTACACCTCCTCCAGATTCCCCAGACCAGCCTGAGTCCGctatacacaccacacaggaCCAGGAAGAGTCCAGTGTAACGACTGACCAGTACAGTATAACTGGTCCCAGTGCAGCTTCTGGCCCAGAGCAGAGCCCCCAGGAGCCCTGTAGTGGACCAACTGCCACAGAGGATCATGGGAAGCCATCTTGTGGCTCTGAGCAGAGTAGACCCAGGTTCACAATTTCCCCCACCTGGCAAAGGTTGGCCACCAAAGAGCCAACCTCCCCTTCTACATCTCCCTCTGTCACTGTGACTGGGGCTGTGGAAGCGGGGGTTCCAGCAAATACAGATCCCCCAAGTAGAGTGGAGCCACTTAGCCCTGTGGTGGCTGAAGTCCCTGCTTGTCCCAGCAGAACACAGAGCACCACAGCACCCACAAATTCCTCAAAAGACACTCCACCTGCCGTTCCTGCAGCCCAGGAGGAAGGGACCCCTGAGAATCCGTTTGGTGTTAGGCTGAGGAAGACCTCTGTGG ATCTGTCTGTAGGTCACGTGCCTAGTGGGGGATCTGAATCACCAAGCTGGATCTCAGTGGCCAGACAAAAGCAAAGGATCTTCAAAGAGAACTCATTGGAGGAAACCACAGAGAACAAGGTCCCTGCAGAGAAG GGGGACCCTAACAGAAAAGGTTCCATTCCTACATTGACGAGTCCTGTCAACAAAGACCAAGCCAAGCCTCCGGGACCTCCTGTAAAAG TGTTGTGTTCTCTTGAGATCTCTAAGCCTGCCGTGGTTgagaaggaggggaagagagcCCCGGCTCACCCTGCACCTACAGCCCTGGTCCAGGATGAGCCCCCATGGATGGCCCTGGCCAAAAAGAAGGCCAAAGCCTGGAGCGAGATGCCCCAGATAGTTCAGTAA
- the LOC115174993 gene encoding uncharacterized protein KIAA1211-like isoform X1, which yields MKWRTSSLLASIGGSPSSDCSIMASGPSDVMTNQDPAVPTEECTGKKKSKFQTFKNFFAKKKRKEAATPAGDNGLKSSQSSDNVNAPEPAFLIRSEKDEGSGSKIYMGNKALSHDSVFVSDLPLSEVNEDLGAFQDSIHGKVKSLQLQLKQAIRLGSPPSPCVKKGDDAGTLSEDDGLPCSPPEYSTLHAVLAGVSHRRNSSLSLEGTDSDEDQMSCEAGSRSVSPLVPLPVDFSQPASPMGCLDNTAARHRLAVRHKACSKMRKPTTRVDGRAEGESFQEERLSVVIPESVEEDKEEDMKCEQTGAAEKEWTDGAVVSQQAERSAPDKEDEQRDKPEVSQDVSSSTPSIQNESDSEECLSGQAKALTQTAPLPGSLDSLEPPTRDYDDFLLAPTGCEAAEEGGSLLQEVLSSLKCPLTSVLGLEAVPLEEVNVKGFDPESWMDELADEPEPPSLPSEPTQQEEACLPSDGPDCPAESQEEEEGEPYEPYESEEEYVVEYFKPKEEEEDQEEINPEYLKEDQDIPSVYMKKEEKEDGEEAAGVEEKEVVEVVEEAEEVVQDEAEEKKKDVWREEENTEPISDVPVQTALLEPEEEEDVTPTSVEDDAQQVPHNDTDTERACESPECLTELPDQTVREQACVSQLPNSSTPPPDSPDQPESAIHTTQDQEESSVTTDQYSITGPSAASGPEQSPQEPCSGPTATEDHGKPSCGSEQSRPRFTISPTWQRLATKEPTSPSTSPSVTVTGAVEAGVPANTDPPSRVEPLSPVVAEVPACPSRTQSTTAPTNSSKDTPPAVPAAQEEGTPENPFGVRLRKTSVGMLRLGSESETPPSSPAHSLPIEPQRASFTEPQPQSKPALLRKPSELDGIVKPKRTPDLSVGHVPSGGSESPSWISVARQKQRIFKENSLEETTENKVPAEKGDPNRKGSIPTLTSPVNKDQAKPPGPPVKVLCSLEISKPAVVEKEGKRAPAHPAPTALVQDEPPWMALAKKKAKAWSEMPQIVQ from the exons cAGTGACTGCAGCATCATGGCCTCTGGACCATCAGATGTGATGACCAACCAGGATCCTGCAGTCCCCACAGAAGAGTGCACAG GCAAGAAGAAGTCCAAGTTCCAGACCTTCAAGAACTTTTTTGCTAAGAAGAAGAGGAAAGAGGCTGCCACTCCTGCTGGGGACAATGGGTTGAAGTCTAGCCAGTCCAGTGACAATGTCAATGCCCCTGAACCAGCATTCCTCATCCGGTCTGAGAAAGACGAGGGCTCCGG GTCAAAAATCTACATGGGAAATAAGGCTCTGTCACATGACAGTGTCTTTGTCTCCGATTTGCCCCTGTCAGAGGTAAACGAGGATCTGGGAGCCTTTCAGGACAGCATCCATGGAAAAGTCAAGTCTCTACAG CTCCAGCTGAAACAGGCCATCAGGCTAGGCTCTCCTCCGTCTCCATGTGTGAAGAAGGGGGATGACGCAGGGACTCTGTCTGAGGATGACGGCCTTCCCTGCAGCCCACCAGAGTACTCCACCCTGCACGCCGTCCTGGCTGGGGTGTCCCACAGG AGGAACAGCTCCCTGAGTCTGGAGGGAACAGACAGCGACGAAGACCAG ATGTCCTGTGAGGCGGGCTCAAGATCGGTCAGTCCCCTGGTCCCCCTGCCTGTAGACTTCAGCCAGCCTGCCAGTCCCATGGGCTGCCTAGACAACACCGCCGCTCGCCACCGCCTGGCCGTCCGACACAAGGCCTGCTCCAAGATGAGGAAACCCACCACT AGGGTTGATGGCAGGGCTGAGGGAGAATCATTCCAAGAGGAAAGACTGAGTGTTGTCATTCCAGAATCTGTGGAGGAGGACAAGGAGGAAG ATATGAAATGTGAGCAGACTGGTGCTGCCGAGAAGGAGTGGACCGATGGGGCCGTGGTATCCCAGCAGGCCGAGCGATCAGCCCCAGATAAGGAGGATGAGCAGAGGGACAAACCGGAAGTGTCTCAGGATGTCTCTTCCTCAACCCCTTCCATACAGAATGAGTCTGACTCTGAGGAATGTCTCTCAGGCCAGGCTAAGGCTCTGACCCAGACTGCACCCCTGCCTGGCTCCCTGGACTCTCTGGAGCCCCCTACTAGAGACTACGATGACTTCCTCCTGGCCCCTACTGGGTGTGAGGCAGCTGAGGAGGGTGGCTCTCTACTCCAGGAGGTGCTGAGCTCCCTCAAGTGTCCCCTGACATCTGTCCTGGGGCTGGAGGCTGTGCCCCTGGAGGAGGTGAATGTGAAGGGTTTCGACCCTGAGAGCTGGATGGATGAGCTGGCTGATGAGCCTGAGCCTCCGTCCCTTCCTTCAGAGCCAACCCAACAGGAAGAAGCCTGTCTCCCCAGTGATGGACCTGACTGCCCAGCAGAGTcccaagaggaggaggagggtgagccTTATGAGCCTTATGAGTCTGAGGAGGAGTATGTGGTAGAATATTTCAAAccaaaggaggaagaggaggatcaaGAGGAAATCAACCCTGAATACTTAAAAGAAGATCAGGACATTCCTTCAGTTTATATGAAAAAGGAGGAAAAGGAAGATGGGGAGGAGGCAGCAGGGGTAGAGGAAAaggaggtagtggaggtagtagAGGAAGCAGAGGAGGTTGTCCAAGACGAGGCAGAGGAAAAAAAGAAAGAtgtgtggagggaggaggaaaatACAGAGCCAATCTCAGATGTGCCAGTGCAAACAGCCTTATTGGAgccagaggaagaagaggatgtaaCGCCAACCTCTGTGGAGGATGATGCACAGCAGGTTCCACACAATGACACAGACACTGAGAGGGCTTGTGAGAGCCCTGAGTGCCTCACTGAGCTGCCTGACCAAACAGTTAGGGAACAAGCCTGTGTCTCCCAGCTCCCAAATAGCAGTACACCTCCTCCAGATTCCCCAGACCAGCCTGAGTCCGctatacacaccacacaggaCCAGGAAGAGTCCAGTGTAACGACTGACCAGTACAGTATAACTGGTCCCAGTGCAGCTTCTGGCCCAGAGCAGAGCCCCCAGGAGCCCTGTAGTGGACCAACTGCCACAGAGGATCATGGGAAGCCATCTTGTGGCTCTGAGCAGAGTAGACCCAGGTTCACAATTTCCCCCACCTGGCAAAGGTTGGCCACCAAAGAGCCAACCTCCCCTTCTACATCTCCCTCTGTCACTGTGACTGGGGCTGTGGAAGCGGGGGTTCCAGCAAATACAGATCCCCCAAGTAGAGTGGAGCCACTTAGCCCTGTGGTGGCTGAAGTCCCTGCTTGTCCCAGCAGAACACAGAGCACCACAGCACCCACAAATTCCTCAAAAGACACTCCACCTGCCGTTCCTGCAGCCCAGGAGGAAGGGACCCCTGAGAATCCGTTTGGTGTTAGGCTGAGGAAGACCTCTGTGGGTATGTTGCGCTTAGGATCAGAGAGTGAAACTCCCCCCTCATCCCCTGCACACTCACTTCCCATAGAACCACAGAGGGCCTCGTTCACTGAACCACAGCCACAAAGCAAACCTGCCCTGCTCAGAAAGCCCTCAGAGCTGGACGGTATCGTCAAGCCTAAGAGAACACCAG ATCTGTCTGTAGGTCACGTGCCTAGTGGGGGATCTGAATCACCAAGCTGGATCTCAGTGGCCAGACAAAAGCAAAGGATCTTCAAAGAGAACTCATTGGAGGAAACCACAGAGAACAAGGTCCCTGCAGAGAAG GGGGACCCTAACAGAAAAGGTTCCATTCCTACATTGACGAGTCCTGTCAACAAAGACCAAGCCAAGCCTCCGGGACCTCCTGTAAAAG TGTTGTGTTCTCTTGAGATCTCTAAGCCTGCCGTGGTTgagaaggaggggaagagagcCCCGGCTCACCCTGCACCTACAGCCCTGGTCCAGGATGAGCCCCCATGGATGGCCCTGGCCAAAAAGAAGGCCAAAGCCTGGAGCGAGATGCCCCAGATAGTTCAGTAA
- the LOC115174993 gene encoding uncharacterized protein KIAA1211-like isoform X3, with product MVDTTESSDCSIMASGPSDVMTNQDPAVPTEECTGKKKSKFQTFKNFFAKKKRKEAATPAGDNGLKSSQSSDNVNAPEPAFLIRSEKDEGSGSKIYMGNKALSHDSVFVSDLPLSEVNEDLGAFQDSIHGKVKSLQLQLKQAIRLGSPPSPCVKKGDDAGTLSEDDGLPCSPPEYSTLHAVLAGVSHRRNSSLSLEGTDSDEDQMSCEAGSRSVSPLVPLPVDFSQPASPMGCLDNTAARHRLAVRHKACSKMRKPTTRVDGRAEGESFQEERLSVVIPESVEEDKEEDMKCEQTGAAEKEWTDGAVVSQQAERSAPDKEDEQRDKPEVSQDVSSSTPSIQNESDSEECLSGQAKALTQTAPLPGSLDSLEPPTRDYDDFLLAPTGCEAAEEGGSLLQEVLSSLKCPLTSVLGLEAVPLEEVNVKGFDPESWMDELADEPEPPSLPSEPTQQEEACLPSDGPDCPAESQEEEEGEPYEPYESEEEYVVEYFKPKEEEEDQEEINPEYLKEDQDIPSVYMKKEEKEDGEEAAGVEEKEVVEVVEEAEEVVQDEAEEKKKDVWREEENTEPISDVPVQTALLEPEEEEDVTPTSVEDDAQQVPHNDTDTERACESPECLTELPDQTVREQACVSQLPNSSTPPPDSPDQPESAIHTTQDQEESSVTTDQYSITGPSAASGPEQSPQEPCSGPTATEDHGKPSCGSEQSRPRFTISPTWQRLATKEPTSPSTSPSVTVTGAVEAGVPANTDPPSRVEPLSPVVAEVPACPSRTQSTTAPTNSSKDTPPAVPAAQEEGTPENPFGVRLRKTSVGMLRLGSESETPPSSPAHSLPIEPQRASFTEPQPQSKPALLRKPSELDGIVKPKRTPDLSVGHVPSGGSESPSWISVARQKQRIFKENSLEETTENKVPAEKGDPNRKGSIPTLTSPVNKDQAKPPGPPVKVLCSLEISKPAVVEKEGKRAPAHPAPTALVQDEPPWMALAKKKAKAWSEMPQIVQ from the exons cAGTGACTGCAGCATCATGGCCTCTGGACCATCAGATGTGATGACCAACCAGGATCCTGCAGTCCCCACAGAAGAGTGCACAG GCAAGAAGAAGTCCAAGTTCCAGACCTTCAAGAACTTTTTTGCTAAGAAGAAGAGGAAAGAGGCTGCCACTCCTGCTGGGGACAATGGGTTGAAGTCTAGCCAGTCCAGTGACAATGTCAATGCCCCTGAACCAGCATTCCTCATCCGGTCTGAGAAAGACGAGGGCTCCGG GTCAAAAATCTACATGGGAAATAAGGCTCTGTCACATGACAGTGTCTTTGTCTCCGATTTGCCCCTGTCAGAGGTAAACGAGGATCTGGGAGCCTTTCAGGACAGCATCCATGGAAAAGTCAAGTCTCTACAG CTCCAGCTGAAACAGGCCATCAGGCTAGGCTCTCCTCCGTCTCCATGTGTGAAGAAGGGGGATGACGCAGGGACTCTGTCTGAGGATGACGGCCTTCCCTGCAGCCCACCAGAGTACTCCACCCTGCACGCCGTCCTGGCTGGGGTGTCCCACAGG AGGAACAGCTCCCTGAGTCTGGAGGGAACAGACAGCGACGAAGACCAG ATGTCCTGTGAGGCGGGCTCAAGATCGGTCAGTCCCCTGGTCCCCCTGCCTGTAGACTTCAGCCAGCCTGCCAGTCCCATGGGCTGCCTAGACAACACCGCCGCTCGCCACCGCCTGGCCGTCCGACACAAGGCCTGCTCCAAGATGAGGAAACCCACCACT AGGGTTGATGGCAGGGCTGAGGGAGAATCATTCCAAGAGGAAAGACTGAGTGTTGTCATTCCAGAATCTGTGGAGGAGGACAAGGAGGAAG ATATGAAATGTGAGCAGACTGGTGCTGCCGAGAAGGAGTGGACCGATGGGGCCGTGGTATCCCAGCAGGCCGAGCGATCAGCCCCAGATAAGGAGGATGAGCAGAGGGACAAACCGGAAGTGTCTCAGGATGTCTCTTCCTCAACCCCTTCCATACAGAATGAGTCTGACTCTGAGGAATGTCTCTCAGGCCAGGCTAAGGCTCTGACCCAGACTGCACCCCTGCCTGGCTCCCTGGACTCTCTGGAGCCCCCTACTAGAGACTACGATGACTTCCTCCTGGCCCCTACTGGGTGTGAGGCAGCTGAGGAGGGTGGCTCTCTACTCCAGGAGGTGCTGAGCTCCCTCAAGTGTCCCCTGACATCTGTCCTGGGGCTGGAGGCTGTGCCCCTGGAGGAGGTGAATGTGAAGGGTTTCGACCCTGAGAGCTGGATGGATGAGCTGGCTGATGAGCCTGAGCCTCCGTCCCTTCCTTCAGAGCCAACCCAACAGGAAGAAGCCTGTCTCCCCAGTGATGGACCTGACTGCCCAGCAGAGTcccaagaggaggaggagggtgagccTTATGAGCCTTATGAGTCTGAGGAGGAGTATGTGGTAGAATATTTCAAAccaaaggaggaagaggaggatcaaGAGGAAATCAACCCTGAATACTTAAAAGAAGATCAGGACATTCCTTCAGTTTATATGAAAAAGGAGGAAAAGGAAGATGGGGAGGAGGCAGCAGGGGTAGAGGAAAaggaggtagtggaggtagtagAGGAAGCAGAGGAGGTTGTCCAAGACGAGGCAGAGGAAAAAAAGAAAGAtgtgtggagggaggaggaaaatACAGAGCCAATCTCAGATGTGCCAGTGCAAACAGCCTTATTGGAgccagaggaagaagaggatgtaaCGCCAACCTCTGTGGAGGATGATGCACAGCAGGTTCCACACAATGACACAGACACTGAGAGGGCTTGTGAGAGCCCTGAGTGCCTCACTGAGCTGCCTGACCAAACAGTTAGGGAACAAGCCTGTGTCTCCCAGCTCCCAAATAGCAGTACACCTCCTCCAGATTCCCCAGACCAGCCTGAGTCCGctatacacaccacacaggaCCAGGAAGAGTCCAGTGTAACGACTGACCAGTACAGTATAACTGGTCCCAGTGCAGCTTCTGGCCCAGAGCAGAGCCCCCAGGAGCCCTGTAGTGGACCAACTGCCACAGAGGATCATGGGAAGCCATCTTGTGGCTCTGAGCAGAGTAGACCCAGGTTCACAATTTCCCCCACCTGGCAAAGGTTGGCCACCAAAGAGCCAACCTCCCCTTCTACATCTCCCTCTGTCACTGTGACTGGGGCTGTGGAAGCGGGGGTTCCAGCAAATACAGATCCCCCAAGTAGAGTGGAGCCACTTAGCCCTGTGGTGGCTGAAGTCCCTGCTTGTCCCAGCAGAACACAGAGCACCACAGCACCCACAAATTCCTCAAAAGACACTCCACCTGCCGTTCCTGCAGCCCAGGAGGAAGGGACCCCTGAGAATCCGTTTGGTGTTAGGCTGAGGAAGACCTCTGTGGGTATGTTGCGCTTAGGATCAGAGAGTGAAACTCCCCCCTCATCCCCTGCACACTCACTTCCCATAGAACCACAGAGGGCCTCGTTCACTGAACCACAGCCACAAAGCAAACCTGCCCTGCTCAGAAAGCCCTCAGAGCTGGACGGTATCGTCAAGCCTAAGAGAACACCAG ATCTGTCTGTAGGTCACGTGCCTAGTGGGGGATCTGAATCACCAAGCTGGATCTCAGTGGCCAGACAAAAGCAAAGGATCTTCAAAGAGAACTCATTGGAGGAAACCACAGAGAACAAGGTCCCTGCAGAGAAG GGGGACCCTAACAGAAAAGGTTCCATTCCTACATTGACGAGTCCTGTCAACAAAGACCAAGCCAAGCCTCCGGGACCTCCTGTAAAAG TGTTGTGTTCTCTTGAGATCTCTAAGCCTGCCGTGGTTgagaaggaggggaagagagcCCCGGCTCACCCTGCACCTACAGCCCTGGTCCAGGATGAGCCCCCATGGATGGCCCTGGCCAAAAAGAAGGCCAAAGCCTGGAGCGAGATGCCCCAGATAGTTCAGTAA